From the Pseudomonadota bacterium genome, the window CTATGCAAGGTCTCAGATAGCGGCCCTGAACGAAGCAGATCTTGAGGATTTGATTATCGGCTATGGACCTGTTGATGCCATTGGTATTAATGTTCCACAATCTCTTGAAAAGATAAAAGAGGGGATAGAAGAGATCCGGATAATCGCACCTGACAAACCGATCCTTTATGGTGGCTCAATTAATGAAGATAATGCTGGCGATTACCTGGCGATAGTGGGTTTGTCCGGGTTAATGGTAGGGACGGCAAGCCTGGACCCGGTGGCGTTCGCACGTATTTGCGAGAAGGCCTCCTGTGATGACTATGTCATTTGATCAACTTGGCCTTCGGGCCGAACTGCTTACTGCCGTTAAAGCCTTAGAATTTAATGGGGGTCGCCCATTAAAGGGCGGGTCAAGAGAAAAAACACCTCTCCAAGCAAAAAAATGAGTTTTTTCTGCCCGCTAATGTTCGAGAACCTCCGCTCTATTTTCGTCGCGCACCCGTTACTTCTATTTTTGGTTAACGGAACGATTGTCCGCAATCAGTCACCCATCAGGTTTAAGGCTGGTGTGAAGGGCATGGGTGTTAGGCCTACGCAGTTAACAGCTCTGCCCTTTAAAATATTTTACAACCACGCCTTTCAAAAAGAAAATGAAGGAAAATATAATGGATGGTAGAAATCGGTCAGATGTTGAACCAGGTTTAGAAGTGAACATTATTCTTAAGAAAGACCAAAGATCTGGTATTTTTGCTATGGAAAACCGGCCAACTGTCAAACCCGGAAATCGGTAATCTGATTGGGCTTTCCTATTCTATGGTTAGTCGCAGTGTAAAAGCAACGAATGACAAGATATTGTCTGCTCAGGGCTATAGGCGACAGTATCAAGCCGTCAGTTCAGAATTCAAGGTTTGACACTATGTAACCACATAGGGGGCTTTCACCCCATAAGTTCACGCCCATGCCGGGCGTACACAATTAAATTCAGCGGAAGCAAAAAGCCGCTCCGCTGATTAAAAGCGTTCATGACCGGACACACGGAGGCAAGCGGACGAATTGTTCGATAATATGGGACGGCTGAATCTTTGCTTTTTATGTAGTCAAAGGTGAATTATCCACCCCACTTCAACTGATAAACCGATGAGTTAAACATTTCATTAAAACGATGGGAATACAAGATGTTTAGTATAGCAAATAGCCGTTTGGGTGTGTTTTTCGCCGTCGGAGTTTCCATAATTATATTTCTGGCGATTCTGTTTTTTTCTTTTTTCTCTATAAAACTTCTTAATGATTTTGGAAAATCAACAATTACGCTGAATGAAGAAACCATAAGAGCGCAGGCAGAAAATTTCTTAATACACCTGGTTTCTGCTCATGCTGAAAAATACTCATCTGTATTTCAACAAGCTGAAACGTTAACATCGATCATTTCAGAAGAGGCAGCATTTTTTTTAGATAACATAGATACTTATGGGAATTTCAATATAAATACGAATGAAACATTTAAACTATATCCAAATGGTATGTATTCCAACAGTGCCACAGAAAAAATGAATGTAATTATTTTTAGCTTACAAGGTAACAAGGTATCTGTTAAAAAAAGAGTCAACGCACTTTCCCATCTGGATACTTTATTGATTCAGACCGTAAAAAACAATCCGATATATAAAAGGGTTTATGTCCAAACAGATGACGGAGTGTCGCATACTTATATTTCAAGAACTTATCCGAATATCCACCATGTTACGTTATTGCCATCACCTTATACTCACGATTATAAGAATGATCATTATTTTAGTGTTGCCACTCCCGAACATAATCCGGATCGTAAAATTGTGACAACAAAAATTTATAAGGATATTATTAGCGAAGATCTTATGACCAGCGTGATCTCACCAATTTATAGCAAAGATGGAATTTATAAGGGCTTTGTCGGAATTGATATCACTCTAAATACATTTTTGAATCAAATTTTGGGTTCTTATAGTAATGAAAGATATAAAGATGAGTTCCATTTCCTTGTGGACGAAAAGACTAGGTTTATAAGTATTCCATACGCTCACCTTAAACTGTTCGGGTTGGAAACATTTGATCCTAAATCATTCAAAATAGGACAATCATTATCATTAAGTTTAACAAAATCAAATCACCCCAAAGTGAGATCGCTTGCTAATCAAATCGTTGAACATAAAGCCGGTTTAAGCATTTTAAATTCTGCGAATGAGAACTATATGATCGCTTATAGCCGGATACCGTTTCCTGAGTGGAGCGTAGGTATAGCTATTCCAGAGCATGTTCTGCTTGATTCAGTGCAAACAACCAGGAATACTCTAAATAAATCAGCCAGTACAATGTCTCATCAATTTCTATTTATCAGCTTATCTCTCTTAATTGTCGTAATAATTGGTACGCTGATTTTTTTTGATAGATTATTATTTCAACCTATTCAAACTCTTATTCGTTTTACAAAAAATTTTTCTCAGGGCAATACAGACGAACGTATTACGACTATGCATAAAGGAGAGATAGGCAGCCTATCGACGGCTTTTAATGAAATGGCCGAAAATCTCCAGGAGATTACCGTTTCGCGGGATGATCTTGAAGCTGAAATTGAGCAAAGGAAACTAACAGAAAATGAAAAAGAAAAAGTGATTGAGGAGCTTACTACAGCATTAGATGAAATTAAGGTTTTAAAAGGTATTGTTCCTATCTGTTCAGGTTGTAAAAAAATCAGAGATGATAAAGGCTATTGGAATCTACTGGAATCATATATTGAAAAAAATTCAGAGGCTTCTTTTAGTCACGGCATGTGCCCAGAATGCATGGAAAGATATTACGGTAAACAAGATTGGTATAAAAAAACTATCGGGTTCAAACCTTGAATCCTGAACTAACTTGACAAATAGAATACCCCGGGGCACTTTATCATGAAAAAACTATCGGGGTCACCTTGAGTGCGGCCGGGCAAGGTTTGACAATAGGTGTTTAAATCTCAATAAAAACAGGAGCTACAATGGGCGCGGTCATCTGACTATCAGCGGGGACCTGCTCCTCGGAACGGGTAGTGTCTTGAAGGTCGATAATGGCGCCAGACTCACGCTGGGTGGCGACATGGCCATGCAGCTGTTCGCTGAGGATGATTTCGTGTGGGCCGATAATTCATGGCTGACCATGACCGGCGGAACCGGATCGACATATTCCTATGGAGATCTCAACACTGGTATCAACTGGTATGATTGGGTCTTTCTCGAAATTGGCGGTAATGACTATGGGGTATCATCGGGCTTCAGTGATAATTTCGATATGTTCGGTCTGGAAATGGAAGACAACACCCATCTATATCTTGCCGATTGATTTGACAATCAGGGTGGCCTCTCAATTGAAGCGATGTATCTGGACTTTCTGACGCTGGGCAACAATTACATCCTCAATCTCAACGGCCTCAACCTTTACGTTGACGGTGTACAAATGGTCATCGGCGCCTATGGTAGCGGTTGGATCATCGATGATACCGTTCACTCAGGCGGTCAGACAACCGTTCCCGCATCGACCACCATGCTCCTTTTTGGCACCGGTTTGATCGGTCTTACCTGTAACAGAAGGAGAAGAGTTCCGGGGGACAGCTTACTTAATTCCAACAAACGAAATGCTCGCACCAATGATGCTCTTGCAAAGGATCGCAAAAAACCGCGACCGCTTAAGTGCAAATTTCAAGAGGTTGATTTTAAAAATTAAAGGAGGTTTATCTATGGATTACTTTCAAATGACAGCACCCTGTGGATTAGACTGCTTCAACTGTCACTTTTATTTAGCTAATGAAAACCAAGAAGCAAAAATTACAGAGGAACAACTATCCAAAAAATACAACATGCCTGTTGAAATAATGCTATGCAATGGATGCCGCAATCACAATGGCAGGATACCATTACAAAAAATGGCTTTCGGTGAAGAACACCGCTGTGCAGCATATGAATGCTCCAAAAGCAAAAACTTGAATTTTTGCGGGGATTGTGATCAGTTCCCTTGTGATCATTTACATCCCTATGCTGACAAATCAACCGAACTTCCCCATAACATGAAAGTTTTCAATCTGTGTTTAATTAATAAAATGGGGCTGGAAAATTGGGCTTCTTCAAAAGCATCTGAGGTGCGTGAAACCTACTTCACAAAGCCATGGACACTCTCTGAAAAATAATATCCTCGTTACCCATTAAGGAGGATATTGGGGTTAATTAAATAAGAAGGCCATTATAAGCATGGTCGCCATATTGATGATTGTACAAATATTTTATGAGTAAAAGGAAATAAACCATAACAACGCACTGGTAAGGACCGAAAGTGCCGAGGCGCTTGGCTCTTACCAAGTTTTCATATAAACGCGGCACTTGCGAAGGCACGTTTCCCTTACAGCCTCAAAGTGCTAACGTTCGGCGGGATGGGCTCGCTGGACGCAAGCAAAAAGGAGAAATAAAAATGAAGAATAAACTTTTAGTAGGATTGGCAAAGGGTGGGTGGGTTTTTACTTTGTTAATGATTTTAGCAATATACTTACCTGGCATCGGCTATGCTGCGACTTACGATCTCAAGAATGATTGGAGTAATTTACTTAATCCCAATGGTGTTTGGACTTACAGACAGGGGGATGTTGTTTTGCCCTTACAAGATGATTATTATGCTGATGGTTCCAATCAGAAGGCATGGGCATTAGCGCAATACCCTGGTATGAACCATGTTCCTGTTTGGCTCAAGTTTCAGAACGATTCTTACGATTTTCTTGCTGGAGATATTGCAGTACATCCAACAAGTCATACAGGTTCAACATCACAAGACCCAGCCAATGTCATTTGGACAAGCCCAATAGATGGGACTATCGCAATATCCGGTAATATATGGTGGGGTGGATGGGAAGTAGACAGATCTACACACTGGGAACTTTACCTTAATGACGATCTGTTAAATTCCGGAACAGTAGGCGGGTATGATATTTATGACCGAAGTAACCCTATGCTAATAAACGACAGTGGAATTCTTAATGTTAATTCCGGTGACATTGTCACATTAGAGTTAACTGAAATAAATCCCAACACGTGGTCTTGGTTTACAGGAGTAAATCTTACTATAGATGCTCAACCGGTACCAGTGCCAGCAACCATTTTCCTTTTTGGCACCGGCATAGCAGGTTTGGCCGGCATCAGAGCCAGAAGAAAGAAAAAGTAGTCACCGGAAGACGGAACATCGCGTCCCTGCCCTTTCATTTTCAATCGGCAAAATCGCCTTATGAACCGGGGGCGGAGGTCTGAATCCATTTTTTCAGATAAGCAGGATTACGGTCTTTTTATAGACCTTTTAATTGAAGCAACAGAACTATGGAAGGTCAATATCGCAGCCTATTGTTTGATGTCCAATCACTACCATATTCTTCTTCAGACTCCAGTTTGAAATGATTACGCCTAAAAAGCAGGGCCGCTTGCCTGATATAATTATCAGCATTGTTTGCGAGTATTACAAAGTTGTCTTTGACGATTTATTGATTTCCCGGCGAGGATTATTTATTAAGCCTCGAAATATTGCAACCTACTTATTGCGTCAAATACGTGGAGATGATCTAAACAGTATAAAAGAAGTATTTCATATAAACACATACAGCACAGTAAGCAGCATTATCCAAAAAATTGGATGTATGACAAAAACAGACAGGAAATTAAGAAAAGAGATTCAAACATTAAAAGAAAAAGTAATCAAAGGTCAAATATAGACTTGACTTCATTTGCCCCAACCTGAT encodes:
- a CDS encoding triose-phosphate isomerase: YARSQIAALNEADLEDLIIGYGPVDAIGINVPQSLEKIKEGIEEIRIIAPDKPILYGGSINEDNAGDYLAIVGLSGLMVGTASLDPVAFARICEKASCDDYVI
- a CDS encoding YwbE family protein, yielding MDGRNRSDVEPGLEVNIILKKDQRSGIFAMENRPTVKPGNR
- a CDS encoding HAMP domain-containing protein, producing the protein MFSIANSRLGVFFAVGVSIIIFLAILFFSFFSIKLLNDFGKSTITLNEETIRAQAENFLIHLVSAHAEKYSSVFQQAETLTSIISEEAAFFLDNIDTYGNFNINTNETFKLYPNGMYSNSATEKMNVIIFSLQGNKVSVKKRVNALSHLDTLLIQTVKNNPIYKRVYVQTDDGVSHTYISRTYPNIHHVTLLPSPYTHDYKNDHYFSVATPEHNPDRKIVTTKIYKDIISEDLMTSVISPIYSKDGIYKGFVGIDITLNTFLNQILGSYSNERYKDEFHFLVDEKTRFISIPYAHLKLFGLETFDPKSFKIGQSLSLSLTKSNHPKVRSLANQIVEHKAGLSILNSANENYMIAYSRIPFPEWSVGIAIPEHVLLDSVQTTRNTLNKSASTMSHQFLFISLSLLIVVIIGTLIFFDRLLFQPIQTLIRFTKNFSQGNTDERITTMHKGEIGSLSTAFNEMAENLQEITVSRDDLEAEIEQRKLTENEKEKVIEELTTALDEIKVLKGIVPICSGCKKIRDDKGYWNLLESYIEKNSEASFSHGMCPECMERYYGKQDWYKKTIGFKP
- a CDS encoding PEP-CTERM sorting domain-containing protein (PEP-CTERM proteins occur, often in large numbers, in the proteomes of bacteria that also encode an exosortase, a predicted intramembrane cysteine proteinase. The presence of a PEP-CTERM domain at a protein's C-terminus predicts cleavage within the sorting domain, followed by covalent anchoring to some some component of the (usually Gram-negative) cell surface. Many PEP-CTERM proteins exhibit an unusual sequence composition that includes large numbers of potential glycosylation sites. Expression of one such protein has been shown restore the ability of a bacterium to form floc, a type of biofilm.) — protein: MVIGAYGSGWIIDDTVHSGGQTTVPASTTMLLFGTGLIGLTCNRRRRVPGDSLLNSNKRNARTNDALAKDRKKPRPLKCKFQEVDFKN
- a CDS encoding DUF3795 domain-containing protein, whose translation is MDYFQMTAPCGLDCFNCHFYLANENQEAKITEEQLSKKYNMPVEIMLCNGCRNHNGRIPLQKMAFGEEHRCAAYECSKSKNLNFCGDCDQFPCDHLHPYADKSTELPHNMKVFNLCLINKMGLENWASSKASEVRETYFTKPWTLSEK
- a CDS encoding VPLPA-CTERM sorting domain-containing protein, whose protein sequence is MKNKLLVGLAKGGWVFTLLMILAIYLPGIGYAATYDLKNDWSNLLNPNGVWTYRQGDVVLPLQDDYYADGSNQKAWALAQYPGMNHVPVWLKFQNDSYDFLAGDIAVHPTSHTGSTSQDPANVIWTSPIDGTIAISGNIWWGGWEVDRSTHWELYLNDDLLNSGTVGGYDIYDRSNPMLINDSGILNVNSGDIVTLELTEINPNTWSWFTGVNLTIDAQPVPVPATIFLFGTGIAGLAGIRARRKKK
- a CDS encoding transposase, with product MNRGRRSESIFSDKQDYGLFIDLLIEATELWKVNIAAYCLMSNHYHILLQTPV